AGGGCAGGCCGACGGTCTCATAGACCTCCTCCTCCGTGCGGCCCGCGATGCGCTTGTCATTCTTGAAAACCCCATATTCATTGATCTTGTAACCTTTGTTCAGGCCTATTTTGCGAATTGCGATGTTGTGCGGTTTCGATCCGGTAAAATAGTGCAGAGCCGCGCCGTAGCTGACCTCGGGCACCACGCGCAAATCCACCTGCAGGCCGGAGCGCAGAATCACCGTCGAACGGGTCTTTCCCTGGGAGACAACCTTACGCACGTCATCGTAGCCGGTAAAATCGTTCATGACGTTAGAACCTTTTTTGCAGGTCACCAGAATGTCCAGATCACCCACGGTCTCCTGACGACGGCGGTAGCTTCCCGCCGGAACGACCTTCTTGACACCCTTGGATTTCAACAGATACCTGCACAATGGCTCGGCATATTCCTCGGCCTTTATCAGCAAGGAGCGGCCTTCGCCTTCCTTCCTGCCCCGGTTGACTTCCTCGAGAATATTCGCCTCGACCTTGGCCCCAAAATTTCGAAGTTCACGTATTCTGCCGGATTCGGCAGCTTTCTTCAAACCCTCCAGATTCTTGATGCCCAGCTCCTTGTAAAGAGCTGCGGCCTTTTTAGGACCAACCCCGGAAAGCCGCATTATATCCTTCAATCCGGGAGGCAGACGGGATTCCAGCTCCTTCAGCATAGGCAGGCTTCCGGTCTCCACGATGATCTCGATTTTATGAGCAAGATCACGACCGATACCGGGAATCTCGGTAAGGTCATGGCCCTGGGCAATCCTGTCGACCACGCTGCCGGAAAGACTTGAAATTGTCCGGGCGGCGCCACGATAGGCCCGAATCCTGAACGGATTGGCTCCATCAATCTCCAGGAAGGCAGCCACATCATAAAAGATATTTGCGATTTCACTGTTGTGGATCGGCATGAATACATTCCTTCGCATTAATGACGACAACTTGAATTTTCTTATCTCTTACATTATGCATCATGCAACAGGATGCCAGGCGCTACATCCAGGCACTCAGGCATGAATTCTTTCCAGGAAGAAAGGGCACTGATTGGTCAAAAGACCGGAAATGAAAATTTGGGTTCATCAGACTCGAGCGCACTTTTTGCTAAAGTACCCAATCATCAGGACGGCTGTGAGCAAAAACGTTGGCGTTCCTTGCGTCAGCACCAACCTAATGGATGCCGCAATCAAATTTTGAAAGGGCAGGTTGGCGGTGAGCCTGGCGAACCCCAACAATAAAGCTTCTTGGTAACGTCATCGATAAATTGCTATTTTAGACATTTTTCTTGAATAGTAGAGCAAAAGTAGGCTAAATCCGCAAGAACCGAAATTTGCCCCCGGCGTGGATACCAGGGACAAATTATAGTTGTAATAGAGGGGATTACCGTGCCCAAAGAAGAAAGGCCTTGATAAACTCGTCGAGACCGCCGTTCAGCACGGCATCAACGTTGCCGCTCTCATACTGGGTGCGATGGTCTTTGATCAGTTGATATGGCTGCAAGACGTAGGAGCGGATCTGGCTGCCCCAGCCGATCTCCATCTTATCGCCATGGATTCCATCCTGCTCCGCCCGCTGACGCAGTTTCTCCTGCTCATACAATCTGGCCGCCAGCATTTTCATGGCCATGTCCTTGTTGCGGTGCTGGGAGCGCTCGTTCTGGCACTGTACCACGATACCGGAGGGCAGATGGGTAATGCGAATAGCGGAGTCGGTTTTGTTGACATGCTGCCCCCCTGCTCCACTGGCGCGATAGGTATCGATGCGCAGATCCTTATCTGAGATATCAACCTTGACGGTCTCGTCGAGTTCGGGCATCACCATGACAGAGGCAAAGGAGGTATGCCTGCGTCCGCTGGCATCAAAGGGGGAGATGCGCACCAGGCGATGAATCCCGACCTCGGAACGCAGATAGCCGTAGGCGTGGCGCCCTTTTACCATGATGGTCACGCTCTTGGTGCCCGCTTCATCACCCGGCAGCAGATCAAGTATATCGGTTTTAAAACCTTTATTTTCCGCCCAGCGCAGATACATGCGCATCAGGATGCCTACCCAGTCCTGAGCCTCTGTGCCGCCGGCACCTGCATGAATGGCAATTATGGCATTATTGACATCATGCTCTCCGCTGAACATGCACTCGAGTTCGGCAACAGCGATAGTATCTTCCAGAAACACCAGGTTTTCCGCAACTTCATTTTCGGTATCCCGGTCATCTTCCTCGACCGCCATTTCCAACAGGATATCGGTCTCCTCGAGTTCCGACCATTTCTTTTCCCAGGTCCGGATAATATCCTGCAGCATCCCGTGTTCTTTCTGAACCCTTTTCGCAACATCCGCATCGTTCCAAAAATCCGGGGCAAGAGTCTGCTGCTCAAGCCGTTCCAGTTCTTCTTTTCTGTTTTCTAAGTCAAAGATGCTCCTTCAGGGCAAGCATTCTTCCTTTCAACTCGTTAATTCGCTGTTTCGAGACGGCGGCTCCGGTATCTGTCGACATAGTAGTATCCTTTTTCATGCTTCTATCTTAGCTGTCAGCCTTTTTGAAAAATGCCTGACCGTTACTTTTTTGGATGTTGGCCTATTTACCACACAGGCCGGCATTTAAGTATAATTTTTTGGTTTTCATTAGCCGAAAAAACGATTTTCAATGTGTTATTTGCAACCCTCCATACTGTAAGGATGCAATGGTAATCCTGCACAAATTATTTCTCTGGCTCCAGTGGAGCTGAAACCATGCCTATATTCGGACAAAACCTAGCCCAACTGAGGACTTCTGCGCTTCCGCAATAACAACAGAACCACGAGAGCTGCGGTGAAGATTGCGCAAAAAGGGGCAAAAAGATATCCATAGCGGTTGAAAAAGGAGAGTTTCTCCAGCAGGACAACCTCACTGTTTTGAGCCCAGGGAATAAAGATATCGGAAGAACTCCGCACACGACCAATGGGGTCGACAAATCCGGAAATTCCGGTATTAGCGGCACGGACCAGACTGCGCCGCGTCTCCACGGCCCGCAGCACGCTCATGGCCATACTCTGCGAGGGTGCGCTGGACCTGCCATACCAGGCATCGTTGGTCAGATTCACCAGTACATTGGCACCGGCATTGGCCCACTGCCGGGCAATATCAGGGAAAATCGACTCAAAACAGATCAAGACACCGGCCTCGATGGTGCCCGAGGAGAGCGGCCGTGTCACCTGACCGGCACTGAAATCGCCGACCGCCTCGACCAGGGGCGCCAGAAAGGGCAGAAGCCTGCGCATGGGCACATATTCGCCGAAGGGCACCAGATGTGACTTGAAATACCGGTCCTTCAATTCTCCGGCGGGTGTCAGCAGAAAAGCACTGTTATAGAAATCTATG
This Desulfopila inferna DNA region includes the following protein-coding sequences:
- the prfB gene encoding peptide chain release factor 2 (programmed frameshift), giving the protein MSTDTGAAVSKQRINELKGRMLALKEHLDLENRKEELERLEQQTLAPDFWNDADVAKRVQKEHGMLQDIIRTWEKKWSELEETDILLEMAVEEDDRDTENEVAENLVFLEDTIAVAELECMFSGEHDVNNAIIAIHAGAGGTEAQDWVGILMRMYLRWAENKGFKTDILDLLPGDEAGTKSVTIMVKGRHAYGYLRSEVGIHRLVRISPFDASGRRHTSFASVMVMPELDETVKVDISDKDLRIDTYRASGAGGQHVNKTDSAIRITHLPSGIVVQCQNERSQHRNKDMAMKMLAARLYEQEKLRQRAEQDGIHGDKMEIGWGSQIRSYVLQPYQLIKDHRTQYESGNVDAVLNGGLDEFIKAFLLWAR
- the polX gene encoding DNA polymerase/3'-5' exonuclease PolX, producing the protein MPIHNSEIANIFYDVAAFLEIDGANPFRIRAYRGAARTISSLSGSVVDRIAQGHDLTEIPGIGRDLAHKIEIIVETGSLPMLKELESRLPPGLKDIMRLSGVGPKKAAALYKELGIKNLEGLKKAAESGRIRELRNFGAKVEANILEEVNRGRKEGEGRSLLIKAEEYAEPLCRYLLKSKGVKKVVPAGSYRRRQETVGDLDILVTCKKGSNVMNDFTGYDDVRKVVSQGKTRSTVILRSGLQVDLRVVPEVSYGAALHYFTGSKPHNIAIRKIGLNKGYKINEYGVFKNDKRIAGRTEEEVYETVGLPYIEPELREDRGEIREAQQGTLPELIRIEDLQGDLHTHTDETDGRDTLEEMAQAAQERGYSYLAVTDHSQQVSVAKGLDEDRLLKQIDAIDRLNDSLKGLTLLKGIEVDILKDGSLDLPDRVLKRLDIRVCSVHSYFKLSAKEQTERILKAMDNPLFNVLGHPSGRLIQSREAYDLDMERIMEGAKERGCFLELNSQPDRMDLRDVHLKRAREIGVLISISTDAHWSKNLDWIRFGVGQARRGWLSSADVINTRSLTGLRKLLKR